The following DNA comes from Mastomys coucha isolate ucsf_1 unplaced genomic scaffold, UCSF_Mcou_1 pScaffold11, whole genome shotgun sequence.
CATTCCTAATGGACTCAATACAAACAACTCTAAAACTCTAGGTACAGAGCTTCCAGCTCAGGATCCCCAATGCTTCTAGTGTGACCCCACTGCTTAGGAGACACTCTATTAGCTTGCAGTTATTTGCAGTTTCTCCTGGCCCAGCTCCTTAGTCATGTGACACTTGCTTGGGTCTCCCATCCAAGACTGGTCCTGAAAACCATTACACTCCTCCATAGCACTTTCAACTACCACTATGTCCAGGGTTTCCCTCAATACCTCTAGGGCCCATCTAGATATTTCCTGGAGTCTGTGACCTCCTGCATACCCTAGGCTGCTTCTCTTTCCCCAGAGTCCCTCCCCATCTTTCCCAACCCTGTGTCCCTGCCTCCCCCCAGGTGTGGAGGTACAAAGACTGGATGCCTCTTCTTGGTTTGAGCAGTTTCCTGGTCTTTCCTCAGTGGCCCCTGTGGGTTACGATTCAGGCAGGACCCACAAGCAAGTGTGCGGATTGTCGGAGGGCAGACTTCGCAGCCTGGGGCCTGGCCCTGGATGGTCAGCTTACAGATCTTCACGTCCCATAACAACCGCAGGTACCATGCCTGTGGAGGCAGCCTACTGAACTCCCACTGGGTGCTCACAGCTGCTCACTGCTTCGATAACAAAAAGTACGTGTGGGGCTTAGAGAGGGAGGTCTCTGGGGTACACttaatggaaagagaaattccCCCAGGGACCTATGCCCAGGGTCTCTGGAGCTCTGGGGCCACATGGTTTACCAGACTCGCCAGCCTGTGAATGAGTCCGACTGGCACACCTTTGTCTCCGCAGAAAAGTCTATGACTGGAGACTGGTTTTCGGAGCGCAAGAAATCGAATATGGACGAAACAAGCCAGTGATGGAGCCTCAGCAGGAGAGATTCGTACAGAAAATTGTCATCCACGAGAAATACAATGCTGTGACAGAGGGGAACGACATTGCACTTTTGAAAATCACTCCTCCTGTTATTTGCGGGGACTTCATTGGGCCCAGCTGCCTACCTCATTTTAAGGCTGGTCCTCCCCAAATC
Coding sequences within:
- the Acr gene encoding acrosin isoform X3, whose product is MVEMLPTVAVLVLAVSVVAKDNTTCDGPCGLRFRQDPQASVRIVGGQTSQPGAWPWMVSLQIFTSHNNRRYHACGGSLLNSHWVLTAAHCFDNKKKVYDWRLVFGAQEIEYGRNKPVMEPQQERFVQKIVIHEKYNAVTEGNDIALLKITPPVICGDFIGPSCLPHFKAGPPQIPHTCFVTGWGYIKEKAPRPSPVLMEARVDLIDLDLCNSTQWYNGRVTSTNVCAGYPEGKIDTCQWWASHVQRQRRQPLCGRGDHELGGRLCPC